In Brachybacterium saurashtrense, the genomic stretch CGATCCTGCTGTACACCGCCGCGAAGATGCTGCTGGAGGAGTTCAAGGACGAGGAGAAGGAGCAGGGGGATGCGCTCTTCGTCCGCCTGGTGAAGAAGGTCCTCCCCGCCACCGACGAGTTCGACGGCGACCGCCTGTTCACGATCGAGAACGGCAAGCGCGTGCTCACCCCGATGCTGCTGGTGATGATCGCCATCGGCGGCACCGACCTGCTGTTCGCCCTCGACTCCGTCCCGGCGATCTTCGGCCTCACCCAGAACACCTACATCGTGTTCACGGCCACCGTCTTCTCGCTGCTGGGGCTGCGGCAGCTGTACTTCCTCATCGACGGGCTGCTCGACCGCCTGGTGTACCTCTCCTACGGCCTGTCCCTCATCCTCGCGTTCATCGGTGTGAAGCTCGTGATCCACGCCCTGCACGAGAACGATCTGGGCTTCATCAACGGCGGCGAGCCGGTGCACGCGATCCCCGAGATCACCACGTCCCTGTCCCTCACCGTGATCATCGGCGTCCTCACCATCACGGTGCTCGCCTCCCTGATGTCCCCCAAGGGTCGCGCGCAGGCGGCCGTCAACGATGCGCACCGCGAGGCGCAGGCCTACCTCGAGATGACCTACGCGGAGTTCGAGCGGAAGCGCGACGCGATGTACGACCGCATGATCGCGCACGAGAAGATCATCGACGGCCTGCCGGAGAGGTTCCAGGGCATGGTCGTGGCGGAGAAGAACGTGCGCGAGCTGCTGGCGGACGCCCACCTTGTCCACGACCGTCGCACCGAGTTCAACGAGCGCGGCGAGCGCTCGGACGAGCAACCCGACGGCCTCGTGGTCACCCGGCCCGACGGCACGGTCGCGACCGACCCCAGCGGCACCGTGATCACGGTGGCCCGGGAGAAGGAGCTGCGGGAGGCGAAGGAGGCCAAGCGGCGCGAGCGCGAGCAGGCCCGCGCCGAGCACGCCGCCGCGCGCGACTGACCGGCTCCGCACGGGGGCGCGACGCCGGCCTCGCCGGCGGCGCGCCCCCGTGCCAGACTGGACGGGTGCCCGAGGACCTCTCCCCCGCCGATCGCGAGGCTCTGCTGCGCCTCGCCGCCGCCCACCAGCTGGACCTCGATCCCGCGAGCCTCCGCACCGAGGAGATGGGGCTCGACTTCCGCGTGGCCTTCGGCCGCACGGTCGACGGCGAGGACTGGGTGCTGCGGATTCCCCGC encodes the following:
- a CDS encoding TerC/Alx family metal homeostasis membrane protein: MTVSPTIWILTIVLIVGLLAFDYIFHVRKAHIPTIREAAIWSAIYVGVALLFGVGVFVLGDSTMGTEYFAGYVTEKALSVDNLFVFLVIMSAFSVPREDQQKVLLFGITFAIIARTGMILAGAAAIEAFAWAFYIFGAILLYTAAKMLLEEFKDEEKEQGDALFVRLVKKVLPATDEFDGDRLFTIENGKRVLTPMLLVMIAIGGTDLLFALDSVPAIFGLTQNTYIVFTATVFSLLGLRQLYFLIDGLLDRLVYLSYGLSLILAFIGVKLVIHALHENDLGFINGGEPVHAIPEITTSLSLTVIIGVLTITVLASLMSPKGRAQAAVNDAHREAQAYLEMTYAEFERKRDAMYDRMIAHEKIIDGLPERFQGMVVAEKNVRELLADAHLVHDRRTEFNERGERSDEQPDGLVVTRPDGTVATDPSGTVITVAREKELREAKEAKRREREQARAEHAAARD